The DNA sequence GCGTTGAGCAGGGTGCGCTGCCAAGCGATGAGTCGATCGCGCACCGGCGGCCCCGCAGGAGCCGGCGGCGTCGTCGGCGCCGGATTCGGCTGTGTCGCCCCACCCGTGGTTCCGCCGCCACTCGGCGGTGTCTGCGTGCCCGTATTCTGCGGCGGGGTCTGCGTTCCGGTGTTCTGCGGCGGCGTCTGCGTGTTCGTCGACGGGCCGGGTCGGTTCGTGTTCGCCGGGGGACGCGTGTTCGTACCCGTGTTCGTCGGTGCGTTCGTGCCCGTCGGGTTCGGCGTCGGCGCGTTGTCCGGCAGCTGATTGCTCATGTTCGTCGTGCCACCGGTGTCCGCGCCGGTCGCGCCCGCGAGCTGCGTCACGCCCGCAGTGTCGCCCGTGATCTCGCCCGCGGGTGAGCCCGTGAACTGCTTGACGGCGAAGAAGCCGATCACCGCCACCGCCGCCACCCCACCGACGATCGGGACGATCGGCGACTTCTTCTCGACGGCCACCGGTGCGGCCTTCGCTGGCGCCGCGGCACCCTTGCCTGCCACCCGCGTCGGCGGCGGCGCTGTCGCGGCGGTCCTCGCGGCCGGCGTCTTGGCGGCGGCCGTCGCCGCGCCGATCACCATCGTCGCGCCCTCGGCGGCCTGCGTCGCTGGCAGCGCCGCCACCACTTCGGCGAACTCGCGGCCGAACTGCGCCGCGCTCTGGTAGCGCTCCGCCGCATCGCGGGCCAGCGCATGGTCGAGCACCGCCTGCAGCTCCTCGGGCCACGACACATCCGGCCGGATCTCCGCCAGCGTGCGCGGACGGTCCGTGAGCCGCATGATCATCGCTTCCTGCGCCGACTCGCTCGGGAACGGCAGCTTGCCCGTGAGGCAATTGAACGCCACCAAGCCCAACGAATAGATGTCGCTGCGGCCGTCGAGCTTGTCGCCCGCGAGCTGTTCGGGGCTCATGTACTCCGGCGTGCCAACTACGAGGCCCGTCTTCGTCACCTTCTGCGCATCGCTCGAGCTGGCCTTCGCGATGCCGAAGTCCACGACCTTCACCAAGTCCGAGCCGTCGCGGTTCTTCGCGACCATGATGTTGTCGGGCTTCAGGTCGCGGTGCACGATGCCCGCGTCATGCGCGACCTGCAGCGCGTCGGCCACCTGGTGCACGATGCTCGCCGCGCGCGCCGGCTGCAGCGAGCCGCCCGCCTCGATGAGATCCGTGAGCGCCTTGCCCTCGATGAACTCCATCGCGAGGTAGATCAGCCCGTCGGGCGTCTCGCCGAAGTCATAGATGCCGCAGATGTTCGGATGCGAGAGCCGTGACGCATTGCTCGCTTCGCGGTTGAACCGCGCGATGGCATCCGGATCGGAGTTCATCCCGGGGTGCATCACCTTCAGCGCGCTCTTGCGGCCCATCTTCACGTGCTCGGCCAGGTACACGGCACCCATGCCGCCTTCGCCGAGCTTCTTGATCACATGGTAGCGGTCGGCGACGACCGAGCCGAGCAGGTCTCCACCCGTATTCGAGGAACGCAGCGCCGTGCCGTCCCGCGGGCAGAATCGCTCGCTGAGGGGATACTCGGTGCCGCAGGTGGGACAGACTTTCTGTTCGCTCACAAGCTCTCCACGCGGAGGGTCTGGTCGCCCAGGAGGATCTTCTGGCCGGCCTTCACGGGCCGCTCACCGCGCACCGCGACCGCGACGCCGTTGCGGCTGCCGAGGTCGAGCACGATGAACTCGAGATCCTCGCTGCGGATCTCGGCGTGGCGGCCACTCATGGTTTGGTCGTACGGAAACAGCCAGTCGCCCTCTGCCCGGCCCACCACGACGGAGCGTGCAGGAGACAAGTGGCAGCTGTCGCGCGCCGAGCCATCGGCACGCAGCTGCTGCAACACCGCGACGTCGGCACTCGGCGTCGCGGATCCGAGGCGACGCGTCGCGTCGGCCTCGGGGGGATTCGGGCCCGGGTATCCGAGCCGGCGAAAGCGGATGATCTGCGAGCCGACGAGGATGGAGTCGCCGTCCTGCAGCTTGTAAGGCTCGGTGGCGTAGAGCCAGGTGCCGTTGCGGGACCCGAGGTCGCGCAGGAAAAGCTGGCCGTCACGGAATGAGAGCTGCGCGTGCACCGGACTCATATAGACGTCGTCGGGGAAGCGCAGCTCGCCGTCGGCACGCCCGATGGTCGACTCGCTCGATTCCATCGTGACGGACTTCACCGTCTGGCCAGTGCTGTCGAGGATCGAGATCTTCGGGCCGGAGACGGCGGCGCGCGCGGAGAAGACGGCGGTCCCCATGGCGGGCGTGGGCGGCGGCTCTGGCGCACCGGCGACGCGTGCACCGCAGCGTGCGCAGAAGACGTCCGCGCCCGGCGTCACCGGGTTCATGCACGAGCCGCACACGGCGGTGCTCTTCGCTGGCGTCGCTTCTGCCGCGACGCGGCCGCCGCACTTCGGGCAGAAGGGCAGGGCCGGATCGACAGGCGTCTGGCAGTAGCGACACGGGGTCTTCACGCCAGAGGCACCGCCGGGCCTCGCGTCGACCTTGGCCGAGACGCGCGTGTCCGGCACGACGCCACCACCGCCGATGTTCGGGACGGGGATGAGCCGCGCGCCGTTCGCCACGACTGGCTTGCCGCAGTCGAGGCAGAACTTGGAGGCGGGGTCGTTGTCACGGCCGCAGAACGTGCAGCGAATCACGGTGGGCATGAGGGTGGAATCTTGCGAATATAGGGCGGGGGGGCGGTGGGGGCGAGAGGGGTTGGCTTCTAACTGCAGATGTGAGTTGTAAGCTGTAAGCTGTAAGAGGCGCGCGAATGGTCGCTGCGCTCAACCCATCGCTCTCATCGCTTGTGCCTCACGACTCACATCACGCTCACGACTCCGTACCCGTTCATGCGCCGGGTCTGCTGCGTGCGCCTCGGGTTCCCGCGACGGCGTGGGTGCATGCTGCGGCGACCATCATCGGGGACGTGACGCTCGGCGAGCACGTGAGCGTGTGGCCTGGCGCGGTGCTGCGCGGGGATCGCGACGCGATCGTGATCGGCGCCGAGACCAATGTGCAGGATGGCGCGGTGCTGCACTGCGATCCGGGGATGCCGTGTCGCATCGGGGCGCGGGTGACGATCGGGCATCGCGCGGTGGTGCACGGCTGCACGATCGAGGACGGCGCGCTCATCGGCATTGGCGCGATCGTGCTCAACGGTGCGGTGGTGGGGGCGGGCTCGCTCGTGGCCGCGGGTGCCGTGGTGGGCGAAGGGGAGGTGATTCCGCCCGACTCCTTGGTGGTGGGCGTGTCGGCGCGTGTGCGGCGACCGTTGTCGGACGAGCAGCGGACGCGCGTGCGTGGCGGCTTCGTGACCTATGTGAAACTCAAGGAGCTGTATCGTGCGCGCGGCTGACGCGTCGGTATGGTGTGGGTACTGTGCGAGCAGGCAAATCACAAGGGACTAGCGGGCCGGGAAGGTTCGGGGTACGTTGCCTCCCCATCGCGAACGGGACCCGAAACGCTGTGCGGGGAACGAATCGCTAAGTTGTTGATTTGTAATGAGATGCGATATTTAGCTGGTGACGGGTGAAGTGTCGCGTCGGTGTCGCTGGACTGAGGGTGCAAGGGCCAGCGACTCGGGCGTGGAAAAGCCGAGTCCCGTGACCGTTTCGTGATGCTAGTCGTATAAGTCGTTCCCTTTGAGTGGCTTACCAAGTTCTTGCGCGGAATCACAGGCGCGGTAGCTTGGACGCCCTCGACCCCTGGGCCGGACAGATCCTCGACGGATCATTGCCGGAATCGCCCCAGGTTTGGCCCAATACCCTTCGTTGGAGAAGTTGCTATGCCGCTCCCCGTAAACCCGCCCGCCACGCCGGCGACGCTCTCGCAGAACGCGCGTACCGTTCTCGAGAAGCGCTACCTCGTCAAGGACAAGTCTGGCAAGCCGGTCGAGACGCCAGAAGACATGTTCTGGCGCGTCGCGACGACGATCGCCGAGGCGGATCGCAAGTACGGGGCGACGGACAAGCAGATCGAGAAGACGGCGAACCAGTTCTATGAACTGATGACGCAGCGTCGCTTCGAGCCGAACTCGCCGACGCTCATGAACGCCGGCCGTCCGCTGGGCCAGCTCTCCGCCTGCTTCGTGCTGCCGGTGGATGACGCGCTCTCCAACGGCCAGTCGGGCATCTACGACACGTTGCGCTCGATGGCGCTCATCCATCAGTCGGGTGGCGGCACGGGCTTCTCGTTCTCGCGGCTGCGCGCGCGCGGGTCGATGGTGCGATCCACCACCGGCGTCGCCAGCGGCCCGATCTCGTTCATGCAGCTTTACGACGCGTCCACGGACGCGGTGAAGCAGGGTGGCACGCGCCGCGGCGCCAACATGGGCATCCTGCGCGTCGATCACCCGGACGTCATGGAGTTCATCACGTCCAAGGAAGACCTCACGAAGATCACGAACTTCAACATCTCCGTCGCCATCACGACGAAGTACATGGAGGCGTTGAAGGCCGGCACGTCGTACGACCTCATCGACCCGGCGACGAAGAAGGTCGTCGGCCAGATGGACGCGAAGGAAGTCTGGGACAAGATGATCGAGGGCGCCTGGCGCACGGGCGAGCCCGGCGTGTTCTTCATCGACGAGGCCAACCGCTACAATCCGGTGCCGCACCTCGGCGCCTACGAGGCGACCAACCCCTGCGGCGAGCAGCCCCTGCTCCCGTACGACGTCTGCAACCTCGGCTCGATCAACGTCGGCTACTACGTGAACGACGGGAAGATGGATTGGAAGTCTTTCGCCAAGGACATCCACCTCTCCACGAAGTTCCTCGATAACGTCATCGACGCCAACAAATACCCGCTGCCCGAGATCGACGCGCTGTCCAAGCGCATCCGTCGCATTGGCCTCGGCGTGATGGGCTTCGCCGACGCGCTCATCAAGCTCGGCATCGTCTACGACTCGCCGGAAGGCGTGGAGTTCGGCCGCAAGGTGATGGAGTTCGTCGACGTCGAGGGCAAGAAGGAGTCGGCCCGCCTCGCCGAAGAGCGCGGCGCGTTCCCGGAATGGGCGCAGTCCATCTGGGGCCCCGACGCCACCTGCGCGCGTGACGAGAACGGCAACCGCATCCGTCCCGAGCTCAAGCTGCGCAACTGCAACGTCACCACCGTCGCGCCGACGGGCACGATCTCCATCATCGCCGGCTGCTCGTCGGGTCTCGAGCCGCTCTTCGCCGTTGCCTTCATGCGCAACCAGGCCGGCGTCATGATGCCGGACGTGAACGAAGACTTCGTCGCCATCGCCAAGAAGGAAGGCTGGTACTCCGACGCGCTCATGGAGCGCATCGCCAAGACGGGCTCGGTCATCCAGCCGGAAGTGCCGGAGAAGTGGCAGAAGGTGTTCGCCACGGCGAACAACATCGCGCCCGAGTGGCACATCCGCATGCAGGCCGCGTTCCAGGAGCACTGCGACTCGGCCATCTCGAAGACCACGAACTTCTCGCACGCCGCCACGCAGGACGACGTGCGCAAGATCTACGAGCTGGCGTACGAGATGAAGTGCAAGGGCGTCACCGTGTATCGCGACGGCTCGCGCGACGGCCAGGTGCTCTCGACCGGCGCCACCGCCGAAGCCGCCGCCAAGCGTGATGGCAAGGCCGACGAAGCCTCGCGCCAGGAGCTCGCGGACCTGAACGAGCGCCTCGCCGAAGTCACGGCCGCCAACCAGCGCCTGCAGAAGCTGCTGTTCGACGCCGAGGCCGAGAACCTCCAGCGCCGCCAGAAGCGCGCGCGCCCCGACGTCCTCAAGTCCACGGCCATCCGCAAGGAGACGCCGCTCGGCACGATGTTCGTGCACATCACCGAGGACGACAAGGGTCAGCCCTTCGAAGTGTTCATCAACCTCGGCAAGGCCGGTGGTTCCGCCATGGCCGACGCCGAAGCGATGGGCCGCCTGATCTCGCTCTCGCTGCGCTCGGGCATCCCGATCCAGCAGGTGCACCGTCAGCTGCGCGGCATCTCCTCGGACCGCGCCGTGGGCCTCGGCCCCAACAAGGTGCTCTCCGTGCCGGACGCGATCGGCCTCGCGCTGGAAGACTGGATGCGCACCAAGCAGGGCGTGCAGCAGGAGCTGCTCACGACGGCCGAGACGCTGGCCGCGCCGGGCGCCAAGCCGGTGGTGCAGCAGACCGTGACCGCCGGGGGCACGCAGATGGCCTTCGAGTCCGTGAACACGGGCGAGAACTTCATCGGCACCTGCCCGGATTGCGGCTCGCAGCTGGAGTTCGCGGAAGGCTGCGTGAAGTGCCACGTGTGCGGGTTTAGCGAGTGCGGGTGAAGCTGTAGTCGCGCACCTCATCCAGCGAGACGGGCATCCCCAGCCGGGTGCCCGTCTCGTCGTACGTGACGGTCCCCCAATCGCAAACGATGCGGAGATTCCGCTTTGGCGAATACGAGTCTTTCGGCGATTGAGCTCTTTGCGGGAGCAGGTGGGCTCTCGCTCGGTGCAAGCTGGGCGGGTATTCGCCCCATAGCGTTGTTTGATAACGACGTGGAAGCGTGTGCAACCCTTCGACGCAATGCCATAGGCGTGCATGGGATTCATCCGAACTCGATTCGAGATGAGAATGTCGAGTCCGTCGATTTCAGCGATTTCAAGGGACGCGCAGATATCCTGCTCGCCGGTGCACCATGCCAGCCTTGGTCCCTAGCTGGTAGCCACAGAGGGCCAGACGATGCTAGGAACCTATTCGCACATGTGGTCCGAGCGATCGCACAGATACAGCCGCGGGCGATTGTTATCGAGAACGTACAAGGCCTGATTCGACCGAAGTTCCTGCAGTATAGGAATCAGCTGCTCGAGTGGCTTTCTTCTCCTCAACTTCTCCAGATCGTTGGAAGTGACCGTGGCGCTGCCCGGGGCCGATCTGGCAGGAACAGAGCAAAAGGGTACACCGTCTATCCCCCAGTTCTTCTCAATGCAGCCGACTTCGGAAGCGCCCAAGTTAGGCAGCGCGTCTTCATCGTCGCGTTCCGGAACGATGAGGATGTTGAATGGTCGCCCCCGGTCAGGACC is a window from the Pseudogemmatithrix spongiicola genome containing:
- a CDS encoding vitamin B12-dependent ribonucleotide reductase is translated as MPLPVNPPATPATLSQNARTVLEKRYLVKDKSGKPVETPEDMFWRVATTIAEADRKYGATDKQIEKTANQFYELMTQRRFEPNSPTLMNAGRPLGQLSACFVLPVDDALSNGQSGIYDTLRSMALIHQSGGGTGFSFSRLRARGSMVRSTTGVASGPISFMQLYDASTDAVKQGGTRRGANMGILRVDHPDVMEFITSKEDLTKITNFNISVAITTKYMEALKAGTSYDLIDPATKKVVGQMDAKEVWDKMIEGAWRTGEPGVFFIDEANRYNPVPHLGAYEATNPCGEQPLLPYDVCNLGSINVGYYVNDGKMDWKSFAKDIHLSTKFLDNVIDANKYPLPEIDALSKRIRRIGLGVMGFADALIKLGIVYDSPEGVEFGRKVMEFVDVEGKKESARLAEERGAFPEWAQSIWGPDATCARDENGNRIRPELKLRNCNVTTVAPTGTISIIAGCSSGLEPLFAVAFMRNQAGVMMPDVNEDFVAIAKKEGWYSDALMERIAKTGSVIQPEVPEKWQKVFATANNIAPEWHIRMQAAFQEHCDSAISKTTNFSHAATQDDVRKIYELAYEMKCKGVTVYRDGSRDGQVLSTGATAEAAAKRDGKADEASRQELADLNERLAEVTAANQRLQKLLFDAEAENLQRRQKRARPDVLKSTAIRKETPLGTMFVHITEDDKGQPFEVFINLGKAGGSAMADAEAMGRLISLSLRSGIPIQQVHRQLRGISSDRAVGLGPNKVLSVPDAIGLALEDWMRTKQGVQQELLTTAETLAAPGAKPVVQQTVTAGGTQMAFESVNTGENFIGTCPDCGSQLEFAEGCVKCHVCGFSECG
- a CDS encoding FHA domain-containing protein, which codes for MPTVIRCTFCGRDNDPASKFCLDCGKPVVANGARLIPVPNIGGGGVVPDTRVSAKVDARPGGASGVKTPCRYCQTPVDPALPFCPKCGGRVAAEATPAKSTAVCGSCMNPVTPGADVFCARCGARVAGAPEPPPTPAMGTAVFSARAAVSGPKISILDSTGQTVKSVTMESSESTIGRADGELRFPDDVYMSPVHAQLSFRDGQLFLRDLGSRNGTWLYATEPYKLQDGDSILVGSQIIRFRRLGYPGPNPPEADATRRLGSATPSADVAVLQQLRADGSARDSCHLSPARSVVVGRAEGDWLFPYDQTMSGRHAEIRSEDLEFIVLDLGSRNGVAVAVRGERPVKAGQKILLGDQTLRVESL
- a CDS encoding gamma carbonic anhydrase family protein, which gives rise to MHAAATIIGDVTLGEHVSVWPGAVLRGDRDAIVIGAETNVQDGAVLHCDPGMPCRIGARVTIGHRAVVHGCTIEDGALIGIGAIVLNGAVVGAGSLVAAGAVVGEGEVIPPDSLVVGVSARVRRPLSDEQRTRVRGGFVTYVKLKELYRARG
- a CDS encoding serine/threonine-protein kinase; this encodes MSEQKVCPTCGTEYPLSERFCPRDGTALRSSNTGGDLLGSVVADRYHVIKKLGEGGMGAVYLAEHVKMGRKSALKVMHPGMNSDPDAIARFNREASNASRLSHPNICGIYDFGETPDGLIYLAMEFIEGKALTDLIEAGGSLQPARAASIVHQVADALQVAHDAGIVHRDLKPDNIMVAKNRDGSDLVKVVDFGIAKASSSDAQKVTKTGLVVGTPEYMSPEQLAGDKLDGRSDIYSLGLVAFNCLTGKLPFPSESAQEAMIMRLTDRPRTLAEIRPDVSWPEELQAVLDHALARDAAERYQSAAQFGREFAEVVAALPATQAAEGATMVIGAATAAAKTPAARTAATAPPPTRVAGKGAAAPAKAAPVAVEKKSPIVPIVGGVAAVAVIGFFAVKQFTGSPAGEITGDTAGVTQLAGATGADTGGTTNMSNQLPDNAPTPNPTGTNAPTNTGTNTRPPANTNRPGPSTNTQTPPQNTGTQTPPQNTGTQTPPSGGGTTGGATQPNPAPTTPPAPAGPPVRDRLIAWQRTLLNAEVTEADGMRIARESAPLRANLTGVDLGQWYVVQMLAYGLYDLDRGCAYADSVIRAFPPNDGTAKAAAEIKSTNCQ
- a CDS encoding DNA cytosine methyltransferase; the protein is MANTSLSAIELFAGAGGLSLGASWAGIRPIALFDNDVEACATLRRNAIGVHGIHPNSIRDENVESVDFSDFKGRADILLAGAPCQPWSLAGSHRGPDDARNLFAHVVRAIAQIQPRAIVIENVQGLIRPKFLQYRNQLLEWLSSPQLLQIVGSDRGAARGRSGRNRAKGYTVYPPVLLNAADFGSAQVRQRVFIVAFRNDEDVEWSPPVRTHCASALIRAQVDDGAYWRRHGIRVRRTAERRRANRSCEVAGCTHEPWVTVRDCLKGLPDPRSSGIPSLQHVFVGGARTYPGHSGSDVDWPSKTIKAGVHGVPGGENTLRHPTNGRVRYLTVREAARLQDFPDGYEFAPSWSRAFRQIGNAVPVKLAKAVVESVARSLIDVKRAGAA